A stretch of the Ananas comosus cultivar F153 linkage group 14, ASM154086v1, whole genome shotgun sequence genome encodes the following:
- the LOC109720570 gene encoding geranylgeranyl transferase type-1 subunit beta isoform X2 yields the protein MEERESDPEGGFSRERHVALMEMMAEELPGEYATQEVNRLTLAYFALSSLSILRALHRVDKDQVVNWVLSFQSHPGKNSDWDNGPFYGFYGSRTSQFSADENEIVYPIGGHLASTYCALAILKMVGYDLSIINSEALLISMRRLQQHDGSFMPIHFGAETDLRFVYCAAAISSMLKDWSGMDKEKAKEYILKCQSYDGGFGLVPGSESHGGATYCAVAALKLMGFIYTDISSAKIEHSTLIDVPLLVEWSLRRQAEDGGFQGRLNKPSDTCYAFWVGGVLKMLGAYYLLDHGALRQFLLSCQSPHGGFTKFPRERIPDLYHTYYGFAALSLSGEQGLDPLCVELGITM from the exons ATGGAGGAAAGGGAATCGGATCCCGAGGGGGGATTCTCGAGGGAGCGCCACGTGGCGTTGATGGAGATGATGGCGGAGGAGCTGCCGGGGGAGTACGCGACGCAGGAGGTCAACCGCCTCACCCTCGCCTACTTcgccctctcctccctctccatccTCCGCGCCCTCCACCGG GTTGACAAGGATCAAGTTGTCAACTGGGTTTTATCCTTTCAATCACATCCAGGAAAGAACAGTGACTGGGATAATG GACCGTTTTATGGATTCTATGGTTCTAGAACATCCCAGTTCTCCGCCGACGAAAATGAG ATAGTATATCCTATAGGTGGTCATTTAGCAAGTACCTATTGTGCACTTGCCATATTGAAGATGGTTGGCTATGATTTGTCAATTATCAATTCCGAGGCACTTTTGATCTCAATGAGAAGGCTTCAGCAGCATGATGGGAG TTTCATGCCAATTCATTTTGGGGCAGAAACAGATCTCCGCTTCGTGTATTGTGCTG CTGCCATATCTTCCATGTTAAAAGATTGGTCGGGAATGGACAAAGAGAAGGCTAAAGAATATATACTTAAGTGCCAG TCATATGATGGTGGCTTTGGTTTAGTACCAGGTTCCGAATCTCATG GTGGAGCGACATACTGTGCAGTTGCTGCTCTCAAGCTGATGGGTTTTATTTACACTGATATTTCATCAGCCAAAATTGAACACTCTACCCTTATTGATGTGCCATTGCTTGTTGAGTGGAGCTTACgg AGGCAAGCGGAAGATGGGGGTTTCCAGGGCAGACTGAATAAGCCAAGCGATACATGTTATGCTTTCTG GGTTGGTGGAGTCCTGAAAATGTTGGGTGCTTACTACTTGCTTGATCATGGTGCTCTGCGCCAATTCTTGTTATCATGCCAATCTCCG CATGGTGGCTTCACAAAATTTCCCAGAGAGCGGATACCTGATCTCTACCACACTTATTATGGATTTGCTGCTCTGAGCTTGTCTGGGGAGCAAGGACTCGACCCACTCTGTGTCGAATTGGGGATCACTATGTAG
- the LOC109720545 gene encoding macrophage erythroblast attacher, whose translation MEIDSPPPTANGDTAVAPPAAASATATATATAVPASARMARVAESLKLEQQFARVPVEHFRKTIRANQRCTEKEVSAVLSGVEGASVDDSMSREDAVTHLTSLVSRLQGLKRKLEEGGRTENLQEQRCRARLDHLGAAATAQDVSDWSNTRLKRILVDYMLRMSFYNTAKNIAESNNIQELVDLDAFLDAKRVIDSLQNKEVALALAWCAENKSRLKKSKSNFEFQLRLQEFIELVRTSNYLRAIAYARKFLAPWGVTHMKELQHFTATLAFKSTTSCPKYKVLFESRQWDNLVEQFKQEFCRLFGMTLQPLLNIYLQAGLLALKTPSCYEDKCPREDPLSQEGLRKLAEPLPFSKQNHSKLVCYITKEPMDTENPPLVLPNGYVYGTKALEEMAHKNEGKITCPRTCEVYKFSDLIKAYIS comes from the exons ATGGAGATAGATTCGCCGCCGCCGACGGCCAACGGCGATACGGCCGTCGCCCCTCCTGCGGCCgcctcggcgacggcgacggcgacggcgacggcggtgcCCGCTTCCGCGAGGATGGCGCGGGTGGCGGAATCGCTTAAGCTGGAGCAGCAGTTCGCGAGGGTGCCCGTGGAGCATTTCAGGAAGACGATCAGGGCGAACCAGCGGTGCACCGAGAAGGAGGTCTCCGCCGTCCTCTCCGGCGTGGAGGGCGCCTCCGTCGACGACTCTATGTCCCGCGAGGACGCCGTCACCCACCTCACCTCCCTCGTCTCCCGCCTGCAGGGCCTCAAGCGCAAG TTGGAGGAAGGAGGCCGGACTGAGAACCTGCAGGAACAGAGGTGCCGGGCCCGACTGGACCACTTGGGTGCGGCGGCGACCGCCCAGGACGTGTCCGACTGGAGCAACACCAGGTTGAAGCGCATCCTCGTCGATTACATGCTGCGAATGTCATTCTACAACACCGCTAAGAATATCGCTGAGTCTAACAACATTCAG GAACTTGTAGATCTTGATGCCTTTCTTGATGCAAAAAGAGTAATTGATTCTCTTCAGAATAAAGAGGTAGCTCTTGCTCTGGCCTGGTGTGCGGAAAACAAATCGAGGTTGAAGAAATCGAAG AGTAACTTTGAGTTTCAGTTGAGGCTTCAAGAGTTCATTGAGCTGGTAAGAACTAGCAACTATTTGCGAGCCATAGCATACGCGCGAAAATTTCTTGCTCCCTGGGGAGTTACCCATATGAAAGAACTACAACATTTCACAGCAACCTTGgcttttaaaagcactactAGTTGTCCCAAGTACAAG gTTCTCTTTGAGTCAAGACAGTGGGACAACCTAGTGGAGCAGTTCAAACAAGAATTCTGTAGATTGTTTGGCATGACTCTTCAACCTTTGCTGAATATCTACCTGCAAGCCGGCTTGTTGGCCCTCAAGACTCC ATCGTGTTATGAAGATAAGTGTCCCAGGGAGGACCCACTGTCACAGGAGGGTCTCCGGAAATTAGCGGAGCCACTGCCATTCTCAAAACAAAACCATTCTAAGCTTGTCTGCTACATAACGAAAGAGCCGATGGACACCGAAAACCCGCCGCTTGTGTTACCAAATGGCTATGTGTACGGCACCAAG GCTTTGGAAGAGATGGCCCATAAAAATGAAGGCAAAATCACTTGTCCTAGAACCTGCGAAGTCTACAAGTTTTCTGATCTCATTAAAGCTTACATTTCGTAA
- the LOC109720570 gene encoding geranylgeranyl transferase type-1 subunit beta isoform X1: MEERESDPEGGFSRERHVALMEMMAEELPGEYATQEVNRLTLAYFALSSLSILRALHRVDKDQVVNWVLSFQSHPGKNSDWDNGPFYGFYGSRTSQFSADENEQIVYPIGGHLASTYCALAILKMVGYDLSIINSEALLISMRRLQQHDGSFMPIHFGAETDLRFVYCAAAISSMLKDWSGMDKEKAKEYILKCQSYDGGFGLVPGSESHGGATYCAVAALKLMGFIYTDISSAKIEHSTLIDVPLLVEWSLRRQAEDGGFQGRLNKPSDTCYAFWVGGVLKMLGAYYLLDHGALRQFLLSCQSPHGGFTKFPRERIPDLYHTYYGFAALSLSGEQGLDPLCVELGITM; the protein is encoded by the exons ATGGAGGAAAGGGAATCGGATCCCGAGGGGGGATTCTCGAGGGAGCGCCACGTGGCGTTGATGGAGATGATGGCGGAGGAGCTGCCGGGGGAGTACGCGACGCAGGAGGTCAACCGCCTCACCCTCGCCTACTTcgccctctcctccctctccatccTCCGCGCCCTCCACCGG GTTGACAAGGATCAAGTTGTCAACTGGGTTTTATCCTTTCAATCACATCCAGGAAAGAACAGTGACTGGGATAATG GACCGTTTTATGGATTCTATGGTTCTAGAACATCCCAGTTCTCCGCCGACGAAAATGAG caGATAGTATATCCTATAGGTGGTCATTTAGCAAGTACCTATTGTGCACTTGCCATATTGAAGATGGTTGGCTATGATTTGTCAATTATCAATTCCGAGGCACTTTTGATCTCAATGAGAAGGCTTCAGCAGCATGATGGGAG TTTCATGCCAATTCATTTTGGGGCAGAAACAGATCTCCGCTTCGTGTATTGTGCTG CTGCCATATCTTCCATGTTAAAAGATTGGTCGGGAATGGACAAAGAGAAGGCTAAAGAATATATACTTAAGTGCCAG TCATATGATGGTGGCTTTGGTTTAGTACCAGGTTCCGAATCTCATG GTGGAGCGACATACTGTGCAGTTGCTGCTCTCAAGCTGATGGGTTTTATTTACACTGATATTTCATCAGCCAAAATTGAACACTCTACCCTTATTGATGTGCCATTGCTTGTTGAGTGGAGCTTACgg AGGCAAGCGGAAGATGGGGGTTTCCAGGGCAGACTGAATAAGCCAAGCGATACATGTTATGCTTTCTG GGTTGGTGGAGTCCTGAAAATGTTGGGTGCTTACTACTTGCTTGATCATGGTGCTCTGCGCCAATTCTTGTTATCATGCCAATCTCCG CATGGTGGCTTCACAAAATTTCCCAGAGAGCGGATACCTGATCTCTACCACACTTATTATGGATTTGCTGCTCTGAGCTTGTCTGGGGAGCAAGGACTCGACCCACTCTGTGTCGAATTGGGGATCACTATGTAG